In Dyadobacter sp. NIV53, a single window of DNA contains:
- a CDS encoding response regulator transcription factor, with translation MTIALIDKHPILRTGLVFFIKDHFTEATILESDSIVTFYESYRDQKPDLIILGISQDSNSNNLNFINLVKKKYPKAAIVLYDEKPGTSMGFHYLKAGVKGYLSKQNNLTELIDCITDVLKGKRYICNDVLEIILDGNFVEKIDSQEENISLTSREYEIAQYLSQGMKTSLIAQTLGRKMSTISTIKTNIFKKLEVDNILKLREVLLPKSSVSMR, from the coding sequence ATGACAATTGCATTAATCGACAAACATCCCATTCTACGCACTGGACTGGTTTTTTTCATTAAAGATCACTTTACTGAGGCGACAATACTCGAATCTGACAGTATAGTTACTTTTTATGAATCCTACCGTGATCAAAAACCAGATCTTATCATTTTAGGGATCAGCCAGGATTCCAATAGTAACAATCTTAATTTTATTAATCTTGTAAAAAAGAAATATCCAAAGGCAGCAATTGTACTTTATGATGAAAAGCCGGGAACATCAATGGGCTTCCATTATTTGAAGGCGGGCGTTAAAGGATATTTGTCAAAGCAAAACAATCTAACTGAGTTAATTGACTGTATTACAGACGTTTTAAAAGGAAAAAGGTATATTTGCAATGATGTATTAGAAATTATACTGGACGGAAATTTTGTAGAAAAAATTGATTCCCAGGAAGAAAATATCTCCCTTACATCCCGCGAATACGAGATCGCGCAATATTTAAGCCAAGGCATGAAAACATCCCTGATTGCACAAACGTTGGGAAGAAAAATGTCAACAATCAGTACAATCAAGACCAATATCTTTAAAAAGCTGGAAGTAGATAATATTCTGAAATTAAGAGAGGTATTGTTACCAAAAAGCAGCGTATCGATGAGATAA
- a CDS encoding Nif3-like dinuclear metal center hexameric protein, whose amino-acid sequence MSQIKDITRVLEKLAPLSYQESYDNAGLLVGSPETEITGILFSLDVTEEIVTEAKNKNCNLIVAHHPIIFKGLKRLNGSNYVERTVIKAIKNDIAIYASHTNLDHVKQGVNWKIAERLGLENVKILSPKSQLLKKLTFFAPKANSQAVLEALFEAGAGSIGQYHNCSFKLEGTGTFLPDESAHPFIGTAGNLEEVNEHRIEVMLPAHLESRIISVLHQVHPYEAVAYYMHALENKNQEVGAGAIGELSEAMEVNDFLQLLKSRMNAGVVKYTAPFEKKIKRVAVCGGAGSFLLSDAKRANADVFVTADYKYHEFFDAENNIMICDIGHYESEVFTKDLLYHYLSGKFSNFALCLSEVNTNPVKYFF is encoded by the coding sequence ATGTCACAAATTAAAGATATTACCAGGGTGCTGGAAAAACTTGCGCCTCTATCCTATCAGGAAAGCTATGATAACGCCGGATTACTCGTTGGAAGTCCGGAAACTGAAATTACCGGCATTTTATTTAGCCTGGATGTTACAGAAGAAATAGTTACTGAAGCAAAAAATAAAAACTGTAACCTTATAGTTGCGCATCATCCCATTATTTTTAAAGGACTGAAAAGACTTAATGGCAGTAATTATGTTGAAAGAACTGTAATTAAAGCAATCAAAAATGACATTGCCATTTATGCCAGTCACACGAACCTTGATCATGTGAAACAAGGTGTAAACTGGAAAATAGCAGAAAGGCTCGGACTGGAAAATGTTAAGATCTTATCCCCAAAATCGCAGCTTCTGAAAAAGCTGACTTTTTTTGCTCCAAAAGCAAATTCGCAGGCTGTTTTGGAAGCGCTATTCGAAGCGGGTGCTGGAAGTATAGGACAGTATCACAATTGTAGCTTCAAACTGGAAGGAACCGGAACATTTTTACCTGATGAATCTGCGCATCCATTCATTGGTACAGCCGGAAATCTGGAAGAGGTAAATGAGCACCGGATCGAAGTTATGTTACCTGCACATTTGGAGTCCAGGATTATTTCCGTTTTACATCAGGTTCATCCTTATGAGGCAGTTGCTTATTATATGCATGCACTTGAAAATAAAAATCAGGAAGTAGGAGCCGGGGCCATAGGGGAACTTTCAGAAGCGATGGAAGTGAATGACTTTTTACAGTTGTTAAAATCGCGGATGAATGCCGGTGTTGTAAAATACACTGCTCCGTTTGAAAAAAAGATTAAACGGGTTGCTGTATGTGGCGGAGCCGGAAGTTTTCTGTTATCCGATGCAAAGCGGGCTAATGCAGATGTTTTTGTAACGGCTGATTATAAATATCATGAATTTTTTGATGCGGAAAATAATATAATGATCTGTGATATTGGACATTACGAAAGCGAAGTATTTACTAAAGATTTACTGTATCATTATTTGTCAGGAAAATTTAGTAATTTCGCACTCTGTTTGTCGGAGGTCAATACCAATCCTGTCAAGTATTTTTTTTAG
- a CDS encoding zinc ribbon domain-containing protein: MENTIAQKLDALLKLQEIDSSLDEILKTRGDLPEEVRDLEDEIAGFETRLSKFKSEIASLNSEIDSFKNAQKDGEKLIKKYKDQQMNVRNNREYDAITKEIELQELDMQLADKKINEAKARIRLIEDDASRAENVLNERNEDLKAKKGELSVITSESESEEKALLSEREKHIKKVEERLLKSYQKIRDNSLNGLAVVHVSRGACGGCFSIVPPQRQADIRERKKLIVCEHCGRILADVESVEPVHQRR; encoded by the coding sequence ATGGAAAACACAATCGCTCAAAAATTAGACGCTCTCCTGAAATTGCAGGAAATTGATTCAAGCCTTGACGAAATTCTGAAAACTCGTGGCGATCTTCCGGAAGAAGTTAGGGATCTGGAAGATGAAATTGCCGGTTTTGAAACACGGTTATCAAAATTTAAAAGCGAAATCGCTAGTTTAAATTCTGAGATTGACAGCTTCAAAAATGCTCAGAAGGATGGAGAAAAGCTGATCAAAAAATACAAAGATCAACAAATGAATGTTCGCAATAACCGCGAATATGACGCTATCACCAAAGAAATTGAGTTGCAGGAACTTGATATGCAACTGGCTGATAAAAAAATTAACGAGGCAAAAGCCCGTATACGTTTGATCGAAGATGATGCAAGCCGAGCTGAAAATGTATTAAACGAAAGGAACGAAGACCTTAAAGCTAAAAAAGGAGAACTTTCTGTTATTACCAGCGAAAGTGAATCGGAAGAAAAAGCACTTCTGTCAGAACGTGAAAAACACATCAAAAAAGTAGAGGAACGCCTTTTGAAATCTTATCAGAAGATTCGCGATAATTCCTTAAACGGATTAGCAGTTGTACATGTTTCCCGCGGTGCATGTGGGGGATGTTTCAGTATTGTTCCGCCACAAAGACAAGCAGATATCCGTGAACGCAAAAAATTAATTGTTTGCGAACATTGCGGTCGTATTCTTGCCGATGTTGAAAGTGTTGAACCAGTACATCAGCGCAGATAA